A genomic window from Micromonospora ferruginea includes:
- a CDS encoding cellulase family glycosylhydrolase — MKKMLSVAGVALLTALTAVFAFGQPAQAATGFSVSNGRLYDANGTEFVMRGVNHAHTWYPQQTSSFANIKALGANTVRVVLATGDRWTKNSAADVANVISLCKANRLICVLEAHDTTGYGEDGAATTLAKATDYWLSIADVLKGQEKYVIVNIGNEPFGNQGYGAWTTDTSNAIKRLRAGGLTHTIMVDGPNWGQDWSFTMRDNAGTVFNADPQRNTVFSIHMYGVFDTAAEITDYLGRFRTAGLPIVVGEFGFNHSDGNPDEDTIMSYAQANKIGYLGWSWSGNGGGVEYLDMTTGFNPNQLTSWGQRIFAGANGITATSREASVYSGSSPSPTTSPSPTTSPSPTTSPSPTTSPSPTTPPTTTPPPAGGCTASYTVVNSWQGGFQGDIKVTAGSAAINGWTAKWTFANGQTVSQSWNATVSGSGSTYTARNVDYNGRLGAGASTTFGFIASWNGTNATPAVTCTAS; from the coding sequence ATGAAGAAGATGCTCTCCGTCGCGGGCGTCGCCCTGCTGACGGCCCTCACCGCCGTCTTCGCCTTCGGGCAGCCGGCGCAAGCCGCCACCGGCTTCTCCGTCTCCAACGGCCGGCTCTACGACGCCAACGGCACCGAGTTCGTGATGCGCGGCGTCAACCACGCGCACACCTGGTACCCGCAGCAGACCAGCTCGTTCGCCAACATCAAGGCGCTCGGCGCGAACACCGTCCGGGTGGTGCTGGCCACCGGCGACCGCTGGACGAAGAACAGCGCCGCCGACGTGGCCAACGTGATCTCCCTGTGCAAGGCCAACCGCCTCATCTGCGTGCTGGAGGCGCACGACACCACCGGCTACGGCGAGGACGGCGCCGCCACCACGCTGGCCAAGGCCACCGACTACTGGCTGAGCATCGCCGACGTGCTCAAGGGCCAGGAGAAGTACGTCATCGTCAACATCGGCAACGAGCCGTTCGGCAACCAGGGCTACGGCGCCTGGACCACCGACACCTCGAACGCGATCAAGCGACTGCGGGCCGGTGGCCTCACCCACACGATCATGGTGGACGGCCCGAACTGGGGTCAGGACTGGTCGTTCACCATGCGCGACAACGCCGGCACCGTGTTCAACGCCGACCCGCAGCGCAACACCGTCTTCTCCATCCACATGTACGGCGTCTTCGACACCGCCGCGGAGATCACCGACTACCTGGGCCGGTTCCGCACCGCCGGGCTGCCGATCGTGGTCGGCGAGTTCGGCTTCAACCACTCCGACGGCAACCCCGACGAGGACACCATCATGTCCTACGCCCAGGCCAACAAGATCGGCTACCTGGGCTGGTCGTGGAGCGGCAACGGCGGCGGCGTCGAATACCTCGACATGACCACCGGCTTCAACCCGAACCAGCTCACCAGTTGGGGCCAGCGCATCTTCGCCGGGGCCAACGGCATCACCGCCACCTCCCGCGAGGCGTCGGTCTACTCCGGCAGCTCGCCGAGCCCGACCACCAGCCCCAGCCCGACCACCAGCCCCAGCCCGACCACCAGCCCCAGCCCGACGACGAGCCCCAGCCCGACCACGCCGCCGACCACCACGCCCCCGCCGGCCGGTGGCTGCACCGCCAGCTACACGGTCGTCAACTCGTGGCAGGGCGGCTTCCAGGGTGACATCAAGGTGACCGCCGGTTCCGCCGCGATCAACGGCTGGACGGCGAAGTGGACGTTCGCCAACGGCCAGACCGTCAGCCAGTCCTGGAACGCCACGGTCAGCGGCAGCGGATCCACCTACACCGCCCGCAACGTCGACTACAACGGCCGGCTCGGCGCCGGCGCCAGCACCACGTTCGGCTTCATCGCGAGCTGGAACGGCACGAACGCGACGCCCGCGGTGACCTGCACCGCGAGCTGA
- a CDS encoding carbohydrate ABC transporter permease has translation MTTAVSPRRRRPVRPARVVLHVFLGTVAVGWLFPLLWAVLTSFRSYQYTAVHGYVSFGGWTIDNYVTAWQTAEFGKHFLNSVYITVPAVLLTLFLASCVAFVIARFSWKLNIALLGLFTAANLLPQQSLLIPLFRMFTEIPLPLWMSDSELLYDSYWGLILVNVAFQCGFCVFVLSNYMKALPHELYEAAMVDGASVWRQYWQVTMPLCRPALAALATLEVTWIYNEFFWATVLMRSGDKFPVTSSLNNLRGQFFTDNNLVSAGSVLVAIPTLVIFFLLQKQFVRGLTLGASKG, from the coding sequence ATGACCACCGCCGTCTCCCCCCGGCGCCGCCGACCGGTGCGGCCCGCCCGGGTCGTCCTGCACGTCTTCCTGGGTACGGTCGCCGTCGGCTGGCTGTTCCCGCTGCTCTGGGCGGTGCTCACCTCGTTCCGCTCCTACCAGTACACCGCCGTGCACGGCTACGTGTCGTTCGGCGGCTGGACCATCGACAACTACGTCACCGCGTGGCAGACCGCCGAGTTCGGCAAGCACTTCCTCAACTCGGTCTACATCACCGTCCCGGCGGTGCTGCTCACGCTCTTCCTCGCCTCGTGCGTGGCGTTCGTGATCGCCCGGTTCAGTTGGAAGCTCAACATCGCGCTGCTCGGCCTCTTCACCGCGGCGAACCTGCTGCCGCAGCAGTCCCTGCTGATCCCGCTGTTCCGGATGTTCACCGAGATCCCGCTGCCGCTCTGGATGAGCGACTCGGAGCTGCTGTACGACAGCTACTGGGGGCTGATCCTGGTCAACGTCGCGTTCCAGTGCGGCTTCTGCGTCTTCGTGCTCAGCAACTACATGAAGGCGCTGCCGCACGAGCTGTACGAGGCGGCGATGGTCGACGGGGCGAGCGTGTGGCGGCAGTACTGGCAGGTGACCATGCCGCTGTGCCGGCCGGCCCTGGCCGCGCTGGCCACCCTGGAGGTGACCTGGATCTACAACGAGTTCTTCTGGGCCACCGTGCTGATGCGCAGCGGCGACAAGTTCCCGGTGACCAGCTCGCTGAACAACCTGCGCGGCCAGTTCTTCACCGACAACAACCTCGTCTCGGCCGGCTCGGTGCTGGTCGCGATCCCCACCCTGGTGATCTTCTTCCTGCTCCAGAAGCAGTTCGTCCGGGGCCTGACGCTGGGAGCCTCCAAGGGATGA
- a CDS encoding carbohydrate ABC transporter permease, whose product MSDLPLIQADRAVPPPAATTTTGGRGRRLRLLSRTDRVVITLMVLLPLLLVLGLVWLPAAATVLLSGTNWDGIGPLNEIDWVGLKNYDDVVNNYPPFVPAVQNNLLWLAALFVVATPFGMFLAVLLDKELRGSRFYQTALYLPVVLSLALVGFIWQLIYSRDQGLLNGVFGGDTDWYGDPNVNIWAVLVAAGWRHVGYIMLLYLAGLKGVDPSLREAAAVDGSSETSTFFRVVFPVMRPINIIVLVVTVIESLRAFDLVWVINKGRNGLELISALVTQNVVGEASRIGFGSALATIMLAVSLVFITIYLWTVMREGKR is encoded by the coding sequence ATGTCCGACCTGCCCCTGATCCAAGCGGATCGCGCCGTACCGCCGCCGGCCGCGACCACCACCACCGGTGGTCGCGGTCGCCGGCTACGGCTCCTCTCCCGCACCGACCGCGTGGTCATCACGCTGATGGTGCTGCTGCCCCTACTGCTCGTCCTCGGCCTGGTCTGGCTGCCGGCGGCGGCGACCGTGCTGCTCTCCGGCACGAACTGGGACGGCATCGGCCCACTCAACGAGATCGACTGGGTCGGGCTGAAGAACTACGACGACGTGGTCAACAACTACCCGCCGTTCGTCCCCGCGGTGCAGAACAACCTGCTCTGGCTGGCCGCGCTGTTCGTGGTGGCCACCCCGTTCGGCATGTTCCTCGCCGTGCTGCTCGACAAGGAGCTGCGCGGCAGCCGGTTCTACCAGACCGCGCTCTACCTGCCGGTGGTGCTCTCGCTGGCGCTGGTCGGCTTCATCTGGCAGCTCATCTACAGCCGGGACCAGGGGCTGCTCAACGGCGTGTTCGGCGGCGACACCGACTGGTACGGCGACCCGAACGTCAACATCTGGGCGGTGCTGGTGGCCGCCGGCTGGCGACACGTCGGCTACATCATGCTGCTCTACCTGGCCGGCCTGAAGGGCGTCGACCCGTCGCTGCGGGAGGCCGCCGCGGTCGACGGCTCCTCGGAGACCAGCACGTTCTTCCGGGTCGTCTTCCCGGTGATGCGCCCGATCAACATCATCGTGCTGGTGGTGACCGTGATCGAGTCGCTGCGCGCGTTCGACCTGGTCTGGGTCATCAACAAGGGCCGCAACGGGCTGGAGCTGATCTCGGCCCTGGTCACCCAGAACGTGGTCGGCGAGGCGAGCCGGATCGGCTTCGGCTCCGCGCTGGCCACCATCATGCTGGCCGTCTCCCTGGTCTTCATCACCATCTACCTCTGGACCGTCATGCGGGAGGGCAAGCGATGA
- a CDS encoding YciI family protein encodes MLLMQFSAAGAEFPSVDTWTPAEFRAHIDFMGEVNAKLMADGEFVQGEGLGGPPQARIVRAGENGAPVVTEGPFAETKEFLAGFWIVDCESPQRAVEIAAFISTAPGPGGRPLNMPIEVHPVMSGPPQEM; translated from the coding sequence ATGCTGCTGATGCAGTTCAGCGCCGCCGGAGCTGAGTTCCCGTCGGTGGACACCTGGACGCCGGCGGAGTTCCGGGCGCACATCGACTTCATGGGCGAGGTCAACGCCAAGCTGATGGCCGACGGCGAGTTCGTGCAGGGCGAGGGGCTGGGCGGGCCGCCGCAGGCCCGGATCGTGCGGGCCGGCGAGAACGGCGCGCCGGTGGTGACCGAGGGGCCGTTCGCGGAGACCAAGGAGTTCCTGGCCGGCTTCTGGATCGTCGACTGCGAGAGCCCGCAGCGGGCCGTCGAGATCGCCGCGTTCATCTCCACCGCGCCCGGCCCCGGCGGTCGGCCGCTGAACATGCCGATCGAGGTGCACCCGGTGATGTCCGGCCCGCCGCAGGAGATGTGA
- a CDS encoding ABC transporter substrate-binding protein: protein MSRPRSQAEYLARLVPPSVAGLNRRSLLAGAAGAGALLGTGALAGCGDSDSGSGGDAKSVSLGSNQSDPKPKDVVAKVMDGFKTSSGVTVNINTVDHNTFQENINNYLQGKPDDVFTWFAGYRMRFFAAKGLAGDLSDVWGKLDGYTDAFKKASTGDDGKQYFVPASYYPWAVFYRKSVWQQRGYQVPKTLDDLNTLGAQMKKDGLNPIAFADKDGWPAMGTFDILNLRINGYQFHVDLMAGKEAWTSDKVKKVFDTWAGLLPLHQPDSLGRTWQEAAQSLQQKKSGMYLLGLFVGQQFSGADLEDLDFFTFPEVDSTIGAKALDAPIDGYMMARKPKSKDAATKLLTYLGSKDAANVTVKNDPSTLVANSGADTAGYTALQKKAAELVGSATEIAQFLDRDTRPDFASTVIIPALQQFIKNPKDISGMLTSVENQKKSIFTS from the coding sequence ATGTCCCGTCCCCGCTCCCAGGCCGAGTACCTCGCCCGGCTCGTACCCCCGTCCGTCGCCGGCCTGAACCGGCGCTCGCTGCTGGCCGGCGCGGCCGGCGCGGGCGCGCTGCTCGGCACCGGCGCGCTCGCCGGCTGCGGCGACTCCGACTCCGGTTCCGGCGGCGACGCGAAGAGCGTGTCGCTCGGCTCGAACCAGTCGGACCCGAAGCCCAAGGACGTCGTCGCCAAGGTGATGGACGGCTTCAAGACGTCGTCCGGGGTGACCGTCAACATCAACACGGTCGACCACAACACGTTCCAGGAGAACATCAACAACTATCTCCAGGGCAAGCCGGACGACGTGTTCACCTGGTTCGCCGGCTACCGGATGCGGTTCTTCGCGGCCAAGGGCCTGGCCGGCGACCTCAGCGACGTCTGGGGCAAGCTCGACGGCTACACCGACGCGTTCAAGAAGGCGTCCACCGGCGACGACGGCAAGCAGTACTTCGTGCCGGCGTCGTACTACCCGTGGGCGGTCTTCTACCGCAAGTCGGTCTGGCAGCAGCGGGGCTACCAGGTGCCCAAGACGCTGGACGACCTGAACACGCTCGGCGCGCAGATGAAGAAGGACGGGCTGAACCCGATCGCGTTCGCCGACAAGGACGGCTGGCCGGCGATGGGCACGTTCGACATCCTCAACCTGCGGATCAATGGCTACCAGTTCCACGTCGACCTGATGGCCGGCAAGGAGGCCTGGACCTCCGACAAGGTCAAGAAGGTCTTCGACACCTGGGCCGGACTGCTCCCCCTGCACCAGCCCGACTCGCTGGGCCGCACCTGGCAGGAGGCCGCCCAGTCGTTGCAGCAGAAGAAGAGCGGCATGTACCTGCTCGGCCTCTTCGTCGGCCAGCAGTTCAGCGGCGCCGACCTGGAGGACCTGGACTTCTTCACGTTCCCCGAGGTCGACTCCACGATCGGGGCGAAGGCCCTGGACGCGCCGATCGACGGCTACATGATGGCCCGCAAGCCGAAGTCCAAGGACGCGGCCACCAAGCTGCTGACCTACCTGGGCTCGAAGGACGCCGCGAACGTCACGGTGAAGAACGACCCGAGCACGCTGGTGGCGAACAGCGGCGCGGACACCGCCGGCTACACCGCGCTGCAGAAGAAGGCCGCCGAACTGGTCGGCTCGGCCACCGAGATCGCGCAGTTCCTCGACCGGGACACCCGGCCGGACTTCGCCTCCACCGTGATCATCCCGGCGCTCCAGCAGTTCATCAAGAACCCGAAGGACATCAGCGGGATGCTCACCAGCGTCGAGAACCAGAAGAAGTCGATCTTCACTAGCTGA
- a CDS encoding alpha-galactosidase, with protein MTIVHLRRARTSLVLDARGPGLPRVVHWGADLGSISTEDLAALVDATVPPVVPSSFDEPTALSLLPEASAGWGGRPGLAGHRAGHDWSTAFRLTGIDVPDELLGGAPSPAPGVNRGPLLTTVRAADAGAGLSLTVEITLDAAGLLTLRHRLRNDGDGRYELRELTPVLPVPAVATELLDLTGRWCRERAPQRHPWPMGAWVREGRHGRTGHDATLLLVAGTPGFGFGHGEVWAVHTAWSGDHVTVAERRPTGEATLGGGELLAPGEIVLEPGEEYATPLLYAAHSADGLDGLSDVLHTSLRARPGHPRTPRPVTLNVWEAVYFDHELDRLRVLADRAAEVGVERFVLDDGWFRGRRHDLAGLGDWWVDEQVWPGGLQPLIDHVRAHGMQFGLWVEPEMVNPDSDLFRAHPDWVLQAPGRLPPTWRHQQVLDLAHPDAYAYVLGRLDAVLTEHDGIAYLKWDHNRDLTEAGHGGRPGVHAQTGAVYRLLDELRAHHPGLEIESCSSGGARVDLEILRRTDRVWASDCNDALERLSIQRWTGLLLPPELVGTHIGPDRSHTTHRVHDLGFRAVTALFGHHGIEWDITAIDASARADLAAWVALHKRLRPLLHGGRVVRVDHPDEAVQAHGVVAHDRSRAVYAVSRLTTSAAQVPGMVRLPGLDPARRYRVRPPAGVPEPALLELTPPAWLASDAGVTLPGSVLASVGLQLPALHPEQALLLEVTEIS; from the coding sequence ATGACGATCGTCCACCTGCGCCGCGCGCGGACCAGCCTGGTGCTCGACGCGCGCGGCCCGGGGCTGCCCCGGGTCGTGCACTGGGGCGCCGACCTCGGGTCGATCTCCACCGAGGATCTCGCCGCACTGGTCGACGCCACCGTCCCGCCGGTGGTGCCGAGCAGCTTCGACGAGCCCACCGCGCTGTCGCTGCTGCCCGAGGCGAGCGCCGGCTGGGGTGGCCGCCCCGGCCTGGCCGGCCACCGAGCCGGCCACGACTGGTCCACGGCGTTCCGCCTCACCGGCATCGACGTGCCCGACGAACTGTTAGGAGGGGCCCCTTCACCTGCACCAGGCGTTAACCGGGGGCCCCTCCTCACCACCGTGCGGGCGGCGGACGCCGGCGCGGGGTTGAGCCTGACGGTGGAGATCACGCTGGACGCGGCGGGGCTGCTGACCCTGCGGCACCGGCTGCGCAACGACGGCGACGGCCGCTACGAACTGCGCGAGCTGACCCCGGTGCTGCCGGTGCCGGCGGTCGCCACCGAACTGCTCGACCTGACCGGGCGCTGGTGCCGGGAACGCGCGCCGCAGCGGCACCCCTGGCCGATGGGCGCCTGGGTGCGCGAGGGGCGGCACGGCCGCACCGGGCACGACGCCACGCTGCTGCTGGTCGCCGGTACGCCCGGCTTCGGCTTCGGGCACGGCGAGGTGTGGGCGGTGCACACCGCGTGGAGCGGCGACCACGTCACGGTGGCCGAGCGGCGCCCGACCGGCGAGGCCACGCTCGGCGGCGGTGAGCTGCTCGCCCCTGGCGAGATCGTGCTCGAACCGGGCGAGGAGTACGCCACCCCGCTGCTCTACGCGGCGCACTCCGCCGACGGGTTGGACGGGCTCAGCGACGTGCTGCACACCAGCCTGCGCGCCCGGCCGGGCCATCCGCGCACGCCCCGGCCGGTGACGCTCAACGTCTGGGAGGCGGTCTACTTCGACCACGAGCTGGACCGGCTGCGGGTGCTCGCCGACCGGGCCGCCGAGGTGGGCGTGGAACGCTTCGTACTGGACGACGGCTGGTTCCGCGGCCGGCGGCACGACCTCGCCGGGCTCGGCGACTGGTGGGTCGACGAGCAGGTCTGGCCGGGCGGCCTGCAACCGCTGATCGACCACGTACGCGCGCACGGCATGCAGTTCGGGCTCTGGGTCGAACCGGAGATGGTCAACCCCGACTCCGACCTGTTCCGCGCCCACCCGGACTGGGTGCTCCAGGCGCCCGGCCGGTTGCCCCCGACGTGGCGGCACCAGCAGGTGCTCGACCTGGCCCACCCGGACGCGTACGCGTACGTGCTCGGCCGGCTCGACGCGGTGCTGACCGAGCACGACGGGATCGCGTACCTGAAGTGGGACCACAACCGGGACCTCACCGAGGCCGGGCACGGCGGCCGGCCCGGGGTGCACGCGCAGACCGGGGCCGTCTACCGGCTGCTGGACGAGCTGCGCGCCCACCACCCCGGCCTGGAGATAGAGAGCTGCTCGTCCGGCGGCGCCCGGGTCGACCTGGAGATCCTGCGCCGCACCGACCGGGTCTGGGCCAGCGACTGCAACGACGCGCTGGAACGCCTGTCCATCCAACGCTGGACCGGCCTGCTGCTCCCGCCGGAGCTGGTCGGCACGCACATCGGGCCGGACCGTTCGCACACCACGCACCGGGTGCACGACCTCGGCTTCCGGGCGGTCACCGCGCTCTTCGGCCACCACGGCATCGAGTGGGACATCACCGCGATCGACGCGTCCGCGCGGGCCGACCTCGCCGCCTGGGTGGCGCTGCACAAGCGGCTGCGCCCGCTGCTGCACGGCGGCCGGGTGGTCCGGGTCGACCACCCGGATGAGGCCGTGCAGGCCCACGGCGTCGTCGCCCACGACCGCTCCCGAGCGGTGTACGCGGTCAGCCGGCTCACCACCTCGGCGGCCCAGGTGCCGGGCATGGTGCGGTTGCCGGGGCTGGACCCGGCCCGGCGCTACCGGGTGCGCCCGCCGGCCGGGGTGCCGGAACCGGCGCTGCTGGAACTGACGCCGCCGGCCTGGCTGGCGTCCGACGCCGGGGTGACGCTGCCCGGGTCGGTGCTGGCCTCGGTCGGCCTGCAACTGCCCGCGCTGCACCCGGAGCAGGCGCTGCTGCTGGAGGTCACCGAAATTTCCTGA
- a CDS encoding beta-galactosidase codes for MRNWQGDGIFYGADYNPEQWPETVWAEDIELMRRAGVNLVSVGIFSWALLEPAPGAYEFGWLDRALDLLHDGGIDVDLATATASPPPWLAHRHPETLPRRADGTVLWPGGRQAYCPSSPVFRERSLALVETIARRYADHPAVVMWHVSNELGCHNVHCYCDVSAEAFRRWLRERYRDLDALNAAWGTAFWSQRYHDWAEVNPPRAAPTFANPTQQLDFLRFSSDEQRAQLRAEREVLARHVHQPVTTNFMVGTGIKHMDYHSWADDVDVVANDHYLNAADPRPEVDLAFAADHTRGVARGAPWLLMEHSTSAVNWQPRNAAKTPGQMRRNSLAHVARGADGVLFFQWRASRAGAEKFHSALVPHAGPDTKVFREVCRLGADLRALAEVRGSRVDADVAVLFDYEAWWGVELDSHPSVDVTYTDRVTALHGALWRAGVTADVVHPTADLSGYRLVLVPTLYLTRDATAAALRRFVEAGGTALVTYFSGIVDEHDHIRLGGYPGAFRDLLGVRTEEFFPLRDGETVRLDDGSHADVWTEWLHAEGADVLAAYADGPLPGVPALTRHAVGAGAAWYVGTRLDDAATDGLVARLLAEAGVRPAATAPVGVEVVRRRAADRSWLFVVNHTGEPARLPVTGVELLGGTRCDGELTVPPGEVAVVREDVASEPATT; via the coding sequence ATGCGGAACTGGCAGGGCGACGGAATCTTCTACGGCGCGGACTACAACCCCGAGCAGTGGCCCGAGACCGTCTGGGCCGAGGACATCGAGCTGATGCGCCGCGCCGGGGTCAACCTGGTCTCCGTCGGCATCTTCTCCTGGGCCCTGCTGGAACCGGCCCCCGGCGCGTACGAGTTCGGCTGGCTGGACCGGGCACTCGACCTGCTGCACGACGGCGGGATCGACGTCGACCTCGCCACCGCCACCGCCAGCCCGCCGCCGTGGCTGGCCCACCGGCACCCGGAGACGCTGCCCCGCCGCGCCGACGGCACCGTGCTGTGGCCCGGCGGCCGGCAGGCGTACTGCCCCAGCTCGCCGGTCTTCCGCGAGCGCTCCCTCGCGCTGGTCGAGACGATCGCCCGGCGGTACGCCGACCACCCGGCGGTGGTGATGTGGCACGTCTCCAACGAACTGGGCTGCCACAACGTGCACTGCTACTGCGACGTCAGCGCCGAGGCGTTCCGGCGCTGGCTGCGCGAGCGCTACCGCGACCTGGACGCGCTCAACGCCGCCTGGGGCACCGCGTTCTGGAGCCAGCGCTACCACGACTGGGCCGAGGTGAACCCGCCGCGCGCCGCGCCGACCTTCGCCAACCCGACCCAGCAGCTCGACTTCCTGCGCTTCTCCTCCGACGAGCAGCGCGCCCAGCTCCGCGCCGAACGGGAAGTGCTGGCGCGGCACGTCCACCAGCCGGTCACCACCAACTTCATGGTCGGCACCGGCATCAAACACATGGACTACCACTCCTGGGCCGACGACGTCGACGTGGTCGCCAACGACCACTACCTGAACGCCGCCGACCCGCGTCCCGAGGTCGACCTCGCGTTCGCCGCCGACCACACCCGCGGCGTGGCCCGCGGCGCGCCCTGGCTGCTGATGGAGCACTCCACCAGCGCGGTCAACTGGCAGCCCCGCAACGCCGCCAAGACGCCCGGGCAGATGCGCCGCAACAGCCTCGCGCACGTGGCGCGCGGCGCCGACGGGGTGCTCTTCTTCCAGTGGCGCGCCTCCCGCGCCGGCGCGGAGAAGTTCCACTCCGCGCTGGTGCCGCACGCCGGGCCGGACACCAAGGTGTTCCGCGAGGTCTGCCGGCTCGGCGCCGACCTGCGGGCGCTGGCCGAGGTACGCGGCAGCCGCGTCGACGCCGACGTCGCCGTGCTCTTCGACTACGAGGCGTGGTGGGGGGTGGAACTCGACTCCCACCCCAGCGTCGACGTCACCTACACCGACCGGGTGACCGCGCTGCACGGCGCGCTCTGGCGGGCCGGCGTCACCGCCGACGTGGTGCACCCGACCGCCGACCTGTCCGGCTACCGGCTCGTGCTGGTGCCTACGCTCTACCTGACCCGCGACGCCACCGCCGCCGCGCTCCGCCGGTTCGTCGAGGCGGGCGGCACCGCGCTGGTCACCTACTTCAGCGGCATCGTCGACGAGCACGACCACATCCGGCTCGGCGGCTACCCCGGCGCGTTCCGGGACCTGCTCGGCGTCCGCACCGAGGAGTTCTTCCCGCTGCGCGACGGCGAGACGGTACGCCTGGACGACGGCTCGCACGCCGACGTGTGGACCGAGTGGCTGCACGCCGAGGGCGCGGACGTGCTGGCCGCGTACGCCGACGGGCCCCTGCCGGGCGTGCCCGCGCTGACCCGCCACGCGGTCGGCGCGGGCGCCGCCTGGTACGTCGGCACCCGGCTCGACGACGCGGCGACCGACGGGCTGGTGGCCCGGCTGCTCGCCGAGGCCGGCGTGCGCCCGGCGGCGACCGCGCCGGTCGGGGTGGAGGTGGTCCGCCGCCGCGCGGCGGACCGGAGCTGGCTGTTCGTGGTCAACCACACCGGCGAGCCGGCCCGCCTGCCGGTCACCGGGGTCGAACTGCTCGGCGGCACCCGGTGCGACGGTGAGCTGACGGTGCCGCCCGGGGAGGTGGCGGTGGTCCGCGAGGACGTCGCATCCGAACCCGCGACCACCTGA
- a CDS encoding RNA polymerase sigma factor, with translation MADHAVEDLLRELAPQVLGVLARRFGDFATAEDAVQEALLAATRQWPAEGLPEHPRAWLTQVAYRRMIELVRAETARRDREERAARRSGDDRRTAPAADEPLTGDRDDALVLLFLCCHPTLTTPSAIALTLRAVGGLSTAEIARAFLVPEATMAQRISRAKQRIKESGLPFRLPEPADRQARLAAVLHVLYLIFTEGHTATLGDDLRRVDLCEEAIRLAREMHRLLPSDSEVAGLLALMLLTEARAAARTGPHGKLIPLAEQDRSRWDAAAVAEGTTLVTDAMRRGPVGPYQLQAAVAALHDEAASAADTDWPQILALYGVLERLTGSPVVALNRAVATAMVHGPAAGLDALAGPAADPRLAGSHRLDAARAHLHEMAGNHDAAVTHYRSAAARTTSRPEQEYLLTRAARLASA, from the coding sequence CTGGCCGACCACGCCGTCGAGGACCTGCTGCGCGAGCTGGCGCCGCAGGTCCTCGGCGTGCTCGCCCGTCGGTTCGGTGACTTCGCCACCGCCGAGGACGCGGTGCAGGAGGCGCTGCTGGCGGCCACCCGCCAGTGGCCCGCCGAAGGGCTGCCGGAGCATCCGCGCGCCTGGCTGACCCAGGTCGCGTACCGGCGGATGATCGAGCTGGTGCGGGCCGAGACGGCCCGGCGGGACCGGGAGGAACGCGCGGCCCGGCGCTCCGGCGACGACCGGCGGACCGCGCCGGCCGCCGACGAGCCGCTGACCGGCGACCGGGACGACGCGCTGGTGCTGCTCTTCCTCTGCTGCCACCCGACGCTGACCACCCCGTCGGCCATCGCACTGACGCTGCGCGCGGTGGGCGGCCTGAGCACCGCCGAGATCGCCCGCGCGTTCCTGGTGCCCGAGGCCACGATGGCGCAGCGGATCAGCCGGGCCAAGCAGCGGATCAAGGAGTCCGGCCTGCCGTTCCGGCTGCCCGAGCCGGCCGACCGCCAGGCCCGGCTCGCCGCCGTGCTGCACGTGCTCTACCTGATCTTCACCGAGGGGCACACCGCGACCCTCGGGGACGACCTGCGGCGGGTCGACCTCTGCGAGGAGGCGATCCGGCTGGCCCGGGAGATGCACCGGCTGCTGCCCTCCGACAGCGAGGTGGCCGGGCTGCTCGCGCTGATGCTGCTCACCGAGGCGCGCGCCGCCGCCCGCACCGGCCCGCACGGCAAGCTGATCCCGCTGGCCGAGCAGGACCGGTCCCGCTGGGACGCCGCCGCCGTCGCCGAGGGCACGACCCTGGTCACCGACGCGATGCGGCGGGGGCCGGTCGGGCCGTACCAGCTCCAGGCCGCGGTCGCCGCGCTGCACGACGAGGCGGCGAGCGCGGCGGACACCGACTGGCCGCAGATCCTCGCGCTCTACGGCGTGCTGGAACGCCTCACCGGCAGCCCGGTGGTGGCGTTGAACCGGGCGGTCGCCACCGCCATGGTGCACGGGCCGGCCGCCGGGCTGGACGCGCTCGCCGGCCCGGCCGCCGACCCCCGGCTGGCCGGCTCACACCGGCTCGACGCGGCCCGCGCGCACCTGCACGAGATGGCCGGCAACCACGACGCGGCGGTGACCCACTACCGGTCCGCCGCCGCGCGGACGACGAGCCGTCCCGAACAGGAGTACCTGTTGACCCGCGCCGCCCGCCTGGCCTCCGCCTAA